The segment GCACATGAAATAATAGTGTTTGTTCCGCTttgttatttaattttttttctcatatgGTAGAACTCTATGTATGCGTTCTTATGCAGATTCATACATCTTATATTTCGtcgtctcctttttttctttttttgcagctctGTTCCTTTTAATGCTAAGGTGTTGTGTCTTGTTCTTCTTAATTTATAACTCTGTTCACATAATGACTATCTCGAAATTAATCCCATATTTTTGGGGACCTTTCAAATATTTTCGCCCACCATCTTCGCTCTCCGAAGTGTATAATGCCTTTTCGCCCGGTTGAAGTAACCTTCGATCGCTGCTTACTCTCGCATTCACCGCAATTACAGAAGTGGGCAAAAAGCACCTTTGTCGTCTTCTAAAATACTTCACAgttatatgcaaaaattacgGACTAGGGGATAAGTGTGCACTAGTAATCACGTGttcataaaagaaaaaataaagcttTATTTGCTactattgtttttatttgcgcGTCAAGAGGCTTCGCTCGAaagtgtgtatatgtatgtatgcattatatatatatgcacataagcgctcgaaaaaaaattagtaccGTCCAAATGGCCATGCGGGAATACACACTCTTCAGTTCGCGGTAACTGCATCCATGCTAACATATCTGATGTGGCATTAGAATTGCGCTCCTTTACCAAGTTGAcatgtcaattttttataaacgtTCAGTGGCTCAGTATGCGGTTTATATCACACGAATTGCGGAGTCTTTTTAGATAGGATATTGTTAAAATGTATTACCCTTAACTGCAAGTTTTGCGTAACGTGCGCTCTTCTAAATTCCTATCCTTTTAATTATGCTACACTGCGAACATACCTTGCACAGACTTCCTCAAAACAAATTGattcttttaaatgtaaCTTTTCCTTTGCAATGTATAAAGTGGGGAATATGAaattcgataaaaaaaatgaaacaaagaAGTAGTTCGTCCTTGAAGAAACACTGCGGTACTCttaataataacattttttcttaaatgaatatacatttatttgaaattttttaagaccCGCTCGAGTTAGCATTAAGTTGCAAATATGTTATGGGTACAACATATTACACGCACACAGCCCCCGCTTGTGCACAACCTTTTATTAATACGTTGTTTACATGCGCGTAGCATTATAATAGGTGaaaattgttttaaaaagtttCGCTTTGTGTACATTAATTCAAAAAGTAGAcacaattaaataaattctgATTTACTATGAATtagaattaattaatatgtagtcatttttacaattaaattaaatgtaaaGCTTGTTAGAcaaatgttatatatatNNNNNNNNNNNNNNNNNNNNNNNNNNNNNNNNNNNNNNNNNNNNNNNNNNNNNNNNNNNNNNNNNNNNNNNNNNNNNNNNNNNNNNNNNNNNNNNNNNNNNNNNNNNNNNNNNNNNNNNNNNNNNNNNNNNNNNNNNNNNCGATGTTTTATCAATCCATAAGATATTCACGTTTTattcgtttttgttttctctttttattttttagccTTTTAATATAGTAAGACGTGAATATAAAGGATAAAGTACTACATATAATGGGTATTGCTACATAATGAAAGCAGGAAAACACGACACCTCCAACGAAAAAAACGGTAGAAAGGAAAGGTAATTGTTTCACAACTGTTCCATcatattttcttatataaTGTTTTATACGCTTATCAAAACCATAACCCTTTATACGATGGGGAATTACTCTTAAGTCATAACGTTTATAATCTTTATCAGCTTTTTCATTTACAACATATTCACTATCTCTATAACCATGGTGCCTTCTTTTTAAAGGAAGTGTGTAGTGCTGGTCTAGAAATGCCAAATCGTCGTCGTCcccatcatcatcgtcgaATACATTATGACTACCATGCTCAGAAATTACATATTTAGTGCTTTTTAAAGAATGAGTATCATACGTATCATCGTATACTGAATAATCATCTCTTCCATATGATCGGTGGCGTCCTCTACGTCCTTTATATTTGTATTGGTTTCTACGGCGACGGGACAGGGGatgataaaatgaataatttgaaaaattatcttCTCCAGAGGTTGAGCCATCActatcatcatcgtcgtcgtcgATAGGTGCATATCGAATATCCTCATAATTTCGATGAGAACTGCTAAAAGATTTGATATCATCATAATCCATATCTAGACGATTTCTCCTTTCAAAATTGTGGTGATGTGGGCTCTCAAAATAATGGTGGCTTGTTCTTTCAAAATGTTCGTGAGATGGTCCCTCAAAATGTTGATGGGGTGATTCCTTAAAATGTTGACGATATGGTCCCTCAAAATGTTGACGATGTGGATTCTCAAAATTTCTTCCACTGGCGCTTTCAAAATTTCGCCTATCAGTGCTTTCAAATTTTCGTCCATTGGGGCTTCCTACATTTTGGCGCCTATACCTCTCACGGGATGAACCATTCGCATCTTGGTATCTTGAATAATTATCAGTATGTTGATAGGAAGGATAATTATGGCCATGAAAAATCACATAATTATCATTATCAAAGGCTGGAGGATAGCGCGTATCGTCAACATGCGAATCCAAGAACCTTCTTGCATTCTGTCTATTTGCATAACTGTTGCTTCTTTGGGATCTGACAGAAGAATTTGAATATGACCAATCATTTTCTTTATCATACTTCCTCCTATTTTCCGTCAATGATCTGTTCGTATTTGCATTAGGCTTATCCTGTACATTAAACTTCTTTTCCCAGACGAAATCGTATGTACACTataaaaggggtaaaaaagaCAGCACATAATAGAatgtaggggaaaaaaaagatatatattttttgttccttttattGCTCATTTCGTGTGCTATACTTcttatgatgaaaaatgctaaataatacaaaaggtaaaaaaaacacatggtCACAAAATGCATTAAAGCTATGTAGAAAAGTCTCTTACGTCAACAACGTTAAAACGGTCCAGTGTCCATACTGAAATAATAAGTAATAATAAgtgtttaataaaaatatttaacatatttattttttcagcTGTATTACTTGATTCTTCAAAGTAAACATGTGgccccacaaaaaaaaaaaaaaaaaaaaattcaaactttgctctttaataaaatataataatgattAACGGCTTTATTTCGATTTGCCGTAAgtcatattatattttattcaaatcagttaaaaatttagcattatgcgtaaaaatttattcgaATAAATAGTTTTTGGTTGCAGAGGGgttaaaacataaaaacattaaatGCAGGAGCAAACCAAATCATGTAAAATGTaaacattaaaatttatggTAATTTTACCATAATTAACAATGTTCTattgtaataaatttaaatatgctgcgcgtatgtacatacatatatatatgtacaacgCTTTGATAACTCTTTCTCGGAAGAGTCAAtaaatttgtaattttatttttttctttttggcagattattttttcaaacaaatAGTACAGCTGTTCGATCTGAAATAATCTTTTCAagacttcaaaaaaaaaaattaggaaaaaaaaaaaaaagtagaaaaaaaaaaataacgagaattctattattataacaaaatatttaaatatttaaaagctTAAGTGCCTAAATGTTTAAATATTCAAATATTCAAATGTTCAAGATGGTAATGTTAAATAATAGTATTAAAAAGTGCTACCATAATAAATACATCCGACATGATTACATACTCGTACTATGACATATGTTGTAACAGTTTATAAATGaagcaataaaaatttaccaaaGAACGACATGTATGGCAAAATGTTACAGCAGGACAAAACAAATAGTTGAATTAAAggcataatatatacatgtataatattttaaacgtaaaaaaaacaagaacaaataaatgtttcattaaatatacatgtaatatatatatatatgcattctGTTCGCTAAGTAATaatagaaattttaaataatttttttttttttttgcaaattacGTAACatataaattgtaaattataaatacaaatcacattatatttttattgtatttataaatatatcatattaaattaaaaNNNNNNNNNNNNNNNNNNNNNNNNNNNNNNNNNNNNNNNNNNNNNNNNNNNNNNNNNNNNNNNNNNNNNNNNNNNNNNNNNNNNNNNNNNNNNNNNNNNNNNNNNNNNNNNNNNNNNNNNNNNNNNNNNNgatttttacaataaaatatcatggaaaaagtggaaaccTCATAACTTAGTCCGGTTCCCagttttagggttcaaggttcagggtttaggttgTACTTATCATATTCATTCCTCCACGTTTAGATATAGTTCTAATTacgtaacaaaaatattcataataaatagataaatatatatatatattacgtATCTATGAATCAGCTTCAATCTTTTCACATGTATGAAATATCatatgaaaaggaaagggtTTTGAATAATCAGTTCACGAAATACGTAtggtaatttttataaagtgAAAATGTCAATCTGTTATCATCATATGATGACAACCAATGCATTCTCTTTTCCCTTGcaattgtgataaaaaattgttctctggaaaagaaattttaaatagaATTGATCGAATTGTGTTgacaatattattaataaaaaagggttgGTGATTTTCTACCTTTTCGTAGTGCTATTTATATAATCCATAGAACATCGAAAAGCATAAATCAGTCAATAAtggtatatttttctatccatttatttgttctttatatgataaaaaaatatagaatcGCATACTattgcaaatatatataatacgaAGTGCATANNNNNNNNNNNNNNNNNNNNNNNNNNNNNNNNNNNNNNNNATTTTGTTTAATCACACACATATTATAACTGTGCTCAGAGCGATATATTAGAAATGACGCAATCTCATTTTCTTACAGCGGTGTGCGTGTGCCAACAACCTCTCTGCATCGTTTTATAAATTTAGCTCATTTagtgaatatttatttatgtaaattattgATATCTCCTTATCGtttgaaaagcaaaagggcatataaataaattgaaataaaatatgataacaATATTTCACTTTCCTCCATTAAGCGgtatacataatatgttACTACGTTTacactacttttttttttctagtaTTTCTCTTTTATCATCCTTTGTGTAACTTATTTTTGAGCAactggaaaatattttattttgaatgtTTGGTGAGAAGGATATGACGGCAAACTGATTCATCCCCCTTATTACCACTTTTTGttattcctattttttaatgtagcataaatatgtgtattttAGCATACGAATGCATAACTATTTACACCCTGACAGTCTTCCCCTCCCTAAATTCCTTACTTTGCCCTATACTTACGTAGTTACCTTTGTTGGAAAGCTTTACGctcattttctaatttttgaGAAGCAAACATATATGGCTGCTCCTCTCTGCATACACCACTTCAACCCATTAAGCATAAAATTGTCTCTTCCGCTTTGTTGCATATtaaaagaggaaataaagaggaaataaaagaaaaattaaaaaaagtaaattccTTGTGTTACCTCTAAAAGAGATTATTCAATTGAGTGTCCTCGTTATGGTAAAGTGGTCTTTCATTAGTAATTCTTCTTCCGCCACAATGCGAACCACAttaaattctaaaaaaaagacatacaCTTTTTACCTACCTTCGGGAGTCAGCCCATTTGAACACATTTCATTTATATCTTAATTACACAAATTGTGTGATATATATTGCCGTTCTTTTTAACAGTAAAAGAGTGCCTAtccatgtgcatataattaTAGTAACAGCAGTGGCAGTAGCAATGCTAGTAGCCGCGACACTTTTAGGGAATTTTCTGCCCATGTTGTGAGGAAGCACCTAGTTGCGGTAACCATCTTAAATTTCATCAATACCTTTTAACTTTTGaaagattaaaaatatagacgTGGTTATATATCTCACAAACTATAGTGTGCCCGTGTGTACCTTATAGAACCAAATAAAACTCGAAATGGATTACAAATCGAGTATCCCCTCCTCTAATATACGAAcgaaatataattctttccaaaaaaagtttaaacaCCTTCGCTAGTAAGAATgagacatatttttacacattttaggGCAGACCTAGTTATATTAGCAAATAACAGAAATAAAGGTGTCCCCTCATTATATCATAAATGGTGTGCCTGCCAAAATGGATTTGATGCTCTGCATAGGTGCTATTTCCCTTGGTGATAATACATTAAAGACTATAAAATGCCTCTCCTTctacgtgtatatatatatatatatatatatttatttatttattaggaatatttttgctACGTAATTAGtatatttctcttttatcATCCTTTGTGTAACTTATTTTTGAGCAactggaaaatattttattttgaaagttTGGTGAGAAGGATATGACGGCAAACTGATTCATCCCCCTTATTACCACTTTTTGTTAtacctattttttaatgtagcataaatatgtgtgtTTTAGC is part of the Plasmodium cynomolgi strain B DNA, chromosome 8, whole genome shotgun sequence genome and harbors:
- a CDS encoding hypothetical protein (putative), which translates into the protein DDYSVYDDTYDTHSLKSTKYVISEHGSHNVFDDDDGDDDDLAFLDQHYTLPLKRRHHGYRDSEYVVNEKADKDYKRYDLRVIPHRIKGYGFDKRIKHYIRKYDGTVVKQLPFLSTVFFVGGVVFSCFHYVAIPIICSTLSFIFTSYYIKRLKNKKRKQKRIKREYLMD